One window from the genome of Pelobates fuscus isolate aPelFus1 chromosome 13, aPelFus1.pri, whole genome shotgun sequence encodes:
- the LOC134583257 gene encoding C-reactive protein-like isoform X2, producing the protein MKEIRQMARYIVWFVIITGSIAQEDMARKVFLFPKETATAYVTLKPERSEPLKTFTVCLQSYTQLTRKHSLFSLASSGTAMDNTFLIFPEPPNYCSVYIKQEEIRFRIDSEVLELKHTCASWDSDTGVVQLWINGKAYPRRVSNKGFTILAPYSIILGQEQDSYGGGFDAKQSFVGEISDVHMWDYVLTFEDINSVLSNVKSGNVVSWKSLWYESKGEVLVQPKLQCTSWGYSTRQYYPCS; encoded by the exons ATGAAAGAAATAAG GCAGATGGCGAGATATATTGTGTGGTTCGTGATCATAACCGGATCTATTGCGCAAGAAG ATATGGCCAGAAAGGTTTTCTTGTTTCCTAAAGAAACTGCCACAGCATACGTCACTCTGAAACCAGAGCGATCAGAACCACTGAAGACATTTACTGTGTGCCTTCAATCCTACACTCAACTGACCCGAAagcattctctcttttctttggcAAGTTCTGGCACAGCAATGGACAACACTTTTCTCATTTTCCCTGAGCCACCAAACTACTGTTCAGTTTATATCAAACAGGAAGAAATTCGATTCAGGATCGACTCAGAGGTTCTCGAATTGAAACACACATGTGCGAGCTGGGACTCTGATACGGGGGTGGTCCAGCTTTGGATCAATGGAAAGGCCTACCCTAGAAGAGTTTCAAATAAAGGATTTACCATTCTTGCCCCATACAGTATTATCTTGGGACAGGAGCAGGATTCCTATGGGGGTGGTTTTGATGCCAAACAGTCTTTTGTGGGTGAAATTAGTGATGTCCACATGTGGGATTATGTATTGACTTTTGAAGATATAAATAGTGTTCTGTCCAATGTCAAGAGTGGTAATGTGGTCAGTTGGAAATCTCTATGGTATGAGAGTAAAGGGGAGGTACTTGTCCAACCCAAACTTCAGTGCACGTCCTGGGGTTACTCAACCAGGCAGTATTACCCATGCTCGTAA
- the LOC134583257 gene encoding C-reactive protein-like isoform X1, translating to MKEISFLGSYAEEVRCLNISTLMRFEPILVGLCSMQMARYIVWFVIITGSIAQEDMARKVFLFPKETATAYVTLKPERSEPLKTFTVCLQSYTQLTRKHSLFSLASSGTAMDNTFLIFPEPPNYCSVYIKQEEIRFRIDSEVLELKHTCASWDSDTGVVQLWINGKAYPRRVSNKGFTILAPYSIILGQEQDSYGGGFDAKQSFVGEISDVHMWDYVLTFEDINSVLSNVKSGNVVSWKSLWYESKGEVLVQPKLQCTSWGYSTRQYYPCS from the exons ATGAAAGAAATAAG TTTCCTGGGTTCATATGCAGAAGAGGTCCGGTGCCTGAATATATCAACATTGATGAGATTTGAGCCTATCCTTGTAGGACTCTGCTCCAT GCAGATGGCGAGATATATTGTGTGGTTCGTGATCATAACCGGATCTATTGCGCAAGAAG ATATGGCCAGAAAGGTTTTCTTGTTTCCTAAAGAAACTGCCACAGCATACGTCACTCTGAAACCAGAGCGATCAGAACCACTGAAGACATTTACTGTGTGCCTTCAATCCTACACTCAACTGACCCGAAagcattctctcttttctttggcAAGTTCTGGCACAGCAATGGACAACACTTTTCTCATTTTCCCTGAGCCACCAAACTACTGTTCAGTTTATATCAAACAGGAAGAAATTCGATTCAGGATCGACTCAGAGGTTCTCGAATTGAAACACACATGTGCGAGCTGGGACTCTGATACGGGGGTGGTCCAGCTTTGGATCAATGGAAAGGCCTACCCTAGAAGAGTTTCAAATAAAGGATTTACCATTCTTGCCCCATACAGTATTATCTTGGGACAGGAGCAGGATTCCTATGGGGGTGGTTTTGATGCCAAACAGTCTTTTGTGGGTGAAATTAGTGATGTCCACATGTGGGATTATGTATTGACTTTTGAAGATATAAATAGTGTTCTGTCCAATGTCAAGAGTGGTAATGTGGTCAGTTGGAAATCTCTATGGTATGAGAGTAAAGGGGAGGTACTTGTCCAACCCAAACTTCAGTGCACGTCCTGGGGTTACTCAACCAGGCAGTATTACCCATGCTCGTAA